The proteins below come from a single Triticum aestivum cultivar Chinese Spring chromosome 5D, IWGSC CS RefSeq v2.1, whole genome shotgun sequence genomic window:
- the LOC123124980 gene encoding glycine-rich protein DOT1-like — MARALLESSGGAAAAAWGFLPPWLAALGMVVASVWVVSFAVFLCGRSSSHDDVDVPKRKPAAAATVARASRPASVAPTKVRSSRSGSSAVGTTGWHGAAYASGGCHGHGHGHGGGGGGGGCGGGGGGGGGGGGGCGGGGGGGC; from the coding sequence ATGGCGAGAGCACTCCTGGAGTcctcgggcggcgcggcggcagcggcgtgggGCTTCCTGCCGCCGTGGCTCGCGGCGCTCGGCATGGTCGTGGCGTCGGTCTGGGTCGTCTCGTTCGCGGTGTTCCTCTGCGGCCGCAGCAGCTCGCACGACGACGTCGACGTCCCCAAGAGGAAGCCCGCCGCTGCTGCCACGGTGGCCAGGGCTAGCAGGCCGGCGAGCGTCGCGCCCACCAAGGTGAGGTCGTCGAGGTCCGGGAGCTCGGCGGTCGGCACGACGGGGTGGCACGGAGCCGCGTACGCCTCCGGTGGATGCCATGGCCACGGACACGGCCAcgggggcggcggtggtggcggcggctgcggtggcggcggaggaggaggaggtggtggtggcggtggctgcggcggcggcggcggcggaggctgctAA
- the LOC123121861 gene encoding uncharacterized protein yields MASAPVEFLGAREGGVGGDALYCAIILWLSVMSWIIFTCVGGDDGGRRRRGRRDTKVFVGAERLCDGTGPHCSGGYGLCGSCVD; encoded by the coding sequence ATGGCGTCGGCGCCGGTGGAGTTCCTGGGCGCGCGGGAGGGCGGGGTCGGCGGGGACGCGCTCTACTGCGCCATCATCCTGTGGCTGTCCGTCATGTCGTGGATCATCTTCACCTgcgtcggcggcgacgacggcggcaggCGCCGGAGGGGCCGCCGGGACACCAAGGTCTTCGTCGGCGCCGAGCGCCTCTGCGACGGCACCGGGCCCCACTGCAGCGGCGGGTACGGCCTCTGCGGCTCCTgcgtcgactag
- the LOC123121862 gene encoding nuclear transcription factor Y subunit C-6 yields MDPTKSSTPPPPPVLGAPVGYPPGAYPPPPGAPAAAYPPQLYAPPGAAAAQQAAAQQQQQLQVFWAEQYREIEATTDFKNHNLPLARIKKIMKADEDVRMIAAEAPVVFARACEMFILELTHRGWAHAEENKRRTLQKSDIAAAIARTEVFDFLVDIVPRDDAKDAEAAAAAAMATAAAGIPRPAAGVPTTDPSMAYYYVPQQ; encoded by the coding sequence ATGGATCCCACCAAATccagcaccccgccgccgccccccgtcCTGGGCGCGCCCGTCGGCTACCCGCCGGGGGCGTACCCTCCTCCGCCGGGCGCCCCCGCGGCCGCCTACCCGCCGCAGCTCTACGcgccgccgggcgccgccgccgcccagcaggccgcggcgcagcagcagcagcagctgcaggTGTTCTGGGCGGAGCAGTACCGCGAGATCGAGGCCACCACCGACTTCAAGAACCACAACCTCCCGCTGGCCCGGATCAAGAAGATCATGAAGGCCGACGAGGACGTCCGCATGATCGCCGCCGAGGCCCCCGTCGTCTTCGCCCGCGCCTGCGAGATGTTCATCCTCGAGCTCACCCACCGCGGCTGGGCGCACGCCGAGGAGAACAAGCGCCGCACGCTCCAGAAGTCCGACATTGCGGCCGCCATCGCCCGCACCGAGGTCTTCGACTTCCTCGTGGACATCGTGCCCCGGGACGACGCCAAGGACGCCGaggcggccgccgccgcggccatggCCACGGCGGCGGCCGGGATCCCGCGCCCTGCCGCCGGCGTGCCCACCACCGACCCGAGTATGGCGTACTACTATGTCCCCCAGCAGTAA